The DNA window ccaggtttgatttccctagcacccacataaagttagacacaaagtggtacattcatctgagATCCCAGCACCCTAAGTTAATGGGAGGAagagccaagagaatctgaaACTAACAAACCAGACTCTCTGCAGTGGGGTACAGACAgatcttctggcctctacatgtgcaTGTGACATAGGTGCTTTGGCACATGTGTactcatacataaacacacacacacacacacacacacacacacacacacacacacaaatgaaaatttaaaggtttcttaaaaaaataagaaaactggcttgagaaatggcttcatggttaaggtgtttgtctgtgaagtctaagaacccatgtttgaatccctagatcccatgtaagccagacagttaaggtgacacatgcacaaagtttcacatgcacacaaggtgtcatatgcatttggagttcgattacagtggctgctgccaattctctctctctctctctctctctctctctctctctctctctctctcataaaaaaaagaccagactgttgggcttgcctcaaaaaaataaataaataaataaaaagtaaatcaaatACTCTGTCTTCTGAAAAGTCTTTACTAGCAGGAGGTAAGAAATCACATAAACTGCTGAAAATAAATTGTAATGGGCAGTCATTTCTTTTATAATGGGCCATTAGATTATTGTATTTGCATATATCATTAAGATTTATTACAAATCTCTAAAGGAATGACAATTCTGGGGATATAGCCTGTCTAGTTCAATTAGGATATAGGCTTTTGTTGTAAAATTACAACGCATTTTCcttggagcaaaaaaaaaaaaaaaaaaaacatgtatctTTTTGCTAAAAGAATATCACTGAGAATAAAGGATCTATTCTGAATACCTTTGtccattttcacattttctttcataaaaacaCGTCTTGTGATTTTCACATTAGCCAGTGGTTTTGAAGCCAAGCATTTtctggagtgatttttttttttaatacagaacaCAGGGTAATCAAGATAAGGAACATTATCTTTTATTCTTTGATAGAAAAGGCAAATGATGCTGAGAGCAACTGTTAGTGAAAGCTCAAAAAGGAACTGTAGGAGCATTCACCCGAGTAACCCATAATCCTAGAAGAGGAGAACCAGAAATGGATACAAGTTCCCAAGTGAAAGGGCAAGAGGCACCCTTATTCAGACATGCTTACTCACAGGTCCATCAAAATGTAAGCACAGATTTCTATGAGgagctgtctttctctttctttctttccttctttctttctttctctctctctctttctttcttgctttctcctcttccttcttcttttctctctctcgcgctctctctcaatgatcctcctgtctctgctcgtagagtgctaggattgcaggggCAAATCATCATGCCCATCACACAGTTCCTTCTCTCATCAGTACTTTCATCACTCCCCAGTCAACACTACCCCCTCTAGTCCTTAAAATAACTGCCACCACCCTGCATTGTTATCAGTTGATCcaagaaataaatgttaaagCCTCATGGAAATCAAATTCAATGTGATTCTGCATTAAGAATCATCAGGGACTATACCTCTCCACGCCTATAATTTTATAcgcttttacttttttaatccttgtgtgtatttttctatttgtttatttgattttattttgagacaggtcttatgtagcttaggttggcctcaaacttcctatgtagatatgtagctgaggatgaccttgaactttgatcCTTCTGTATCcactgagagctgggattacatggCATACTCCATCACAATCAATTTTATGAAGTACTGTGGATATTGATCTCATGGCTtttggcatgctaggcaagcactccaccaactgagctacatccctagcctagTTTTGTACTAATTTTTAAAGTGAACCTAAAAATATTGGAGACTTCATTTTGTATTGCAGTATTGACTCAACATGCTAAATATTatgcatacattatataaaaaggtgggaataataaaaaggaagaagaatacTTGAATTTAAAAAACAGTGATTTTAACAAAATGAATAATTCAAATCTACCTCCTGGCACCAGAAAAACATTCCAGAATACTTTTTAAGAGCAGTATTTTGGTTGTTTGAAATTTAGTGATATGATAGATTTTATCTATAttcaagcaagtacccttaaccactgagcaatcttcccagcccattttTAGCTATGTTCCAATGGATCATTATAAGAGATGGATAGCTTATTCAGAGGATGTTAGAAGCTTAGAGGaaagaaattatttaagaaaaatatgcattttaaataagttcagacaaatattttttaacttacacTTGAAATGCCTGTGGTGTACTATATTACAAATGAGGGAATGGACTGTGAAATTAAGTGAATTGCTGAGTGATCCACCAGTCTGTCAAATTAACCAAGCTGGTAATATAGTGTTAATTATCCTGAAAagagctgtcctggaattcataaactttaaaaaccaaCCTGAAACATGCAAAGCTATGTGGATCAATGTTTTCTGTAGGTATTTTCCCAAATATTATACCTAAGTTGGATGAAGCACAAAGACCACAGAAAGCAGGCGGGTCTGGTGTTGTCTGCTTTCCTGACTGCTCTGTTGGAGGACTTAATTTTTgatacatcatcatcatcaatattattattattattctcatcAGCCATTATCCAGGAAAAAGCAATTGACTCAGCCCTCTGAAGTGTATATTGCTGTGACAGAAGATAGAAATTTGCTAgacagtcagggtaacagaaccccaaaagtgaatttttaagtgggaaagatttctagattaagcttgcaTCCTTCCTAGATGACAGAAGCTCTGATCCTTAATGAAGATTACTGCAAAAGCTGTAAAATCTCATCTTTGTCTGCAGTAACCTATAAACCTGATCTGCCTCTTATAACCATTcccccactaaaaaaaaaaaaaaaaaaaacagaactgagtctcaaggtgggcttctcaaatccCCTCCTACCTCCTTGGGCAAGAACTCTGGTCCTTCTTGCACTGGGGttctcaaaccccctcttgccTTGGTAGGCAAGAgctccatctttttaaaaatttactttatttatttgagaaagagaaagagagagatagagaatggacacatcagggcctccagccagtgcaaatgaactccagatgtgtgtgtccccttgtgtatctggatacgtgggtcctgggtcctttggctttgcagacaagtgcattagctgctaagccatctctccagcccccttccttcttttattttctaggCTTAAACCCCCAATTGCCCcattgccccggccagcggggagtcgaacaaagaagcgaggtgaaaatttacctgaatgaaacaaggcaaacagacacaagaaggagaccatgctagatgtttgtcacggcctcggagagtttattcttacatgtaggtttatatagggttgtagggggaagtggacgtggccagggcaaggagttgtcaggaaacctagaggggatgtaattaggtgttcatctaatcttgcctcactgacttaacatcctgactgcaccaggtttcacatcctgacataaactggccttttgcaaaagataagattctgtgagtagtctgctgaccggttccagaagtacctaacagaaagctggatggaccagctttctgagtaatgagtcagtttatgagcaggcccaggcaaaattgAGAGGCTTTTGCTCCATGGCTCCCGACACCcaatctcttcctcctcctaaagttttaagctataataaaatctttctgaatattatcctctggtctgtgattTCATTATTCAAATACATAGGAAAAGAATCCAGGCACACCTCAAATTATTGGTGTATTGGCATACAAGGAACCTATCAGGTGAATTTGAACTTGAAAGATGGATCCCAACTCATGAAATCATAATGCAAAGAGGGAACCAGTTTCACACTCaaaataagcttctcttttcagatgttggtgaCCACTGGGAGACTCAAACCTCAGTaaaatgctgaaaagaagtgacaatagagtgttcagcactaagtgagacatctctatcccaccctccaagtctcaaggaatcattacagaagaggtggcaaaaaaaatgtaagaatcagggctggagagatggtttagtggttaaggctcttgcctgcaaagtttaaggacctaggttcgcttccctagtacccatgtaacccagatgcgcaaagtatatctgcctctctctatctctctctttcataactaaataaaattatttaaaaaaatagggctggagagatggcttagcggttaagcgcttgcctgtgaagcctaaggaccccggttcgaggctcggttccccaggtcccacgttagccagatgcacaagggggcgcacgcgtctggagttcgtttgcagaggctggaagccctggcgcacccattctctctctctccctctatctgtctttctctctgtgtctgtcactctcaaataaataaataaataaaatttaaaaaaaataaaaataaaaaaatgaaagaatttaagagtcaaaagaaggggaggagagcttTGCAATACGGTCTGGCAGACATGAAGTAGCCCATGGTATTCATGATGACACCTACATAGGAGCTGGGGGTGTGGAATACTGACATCAAAAATAGAAGACAGTGCTGGgcatgggcgtggtggtgcacgtctttaatcccagcacttgggaagcagaggtaggaggatcaccgtgagttcaggccaccctgagactaccaactgaattccaggtcagcttgggctagagagagaccctacctcaaaaaaaaaaaaaaagtaggaggaggaggagaagaagaagacagactagttggagagaagaagggattcagtgaagggggactacgagaaggggaaagaaaggatggtggtagggaattatgatcatggaatattgtctatatgtacaaaAGTCAACAAAAGcattttatgtgagagtgagagagacagagagagaattggcatgccagggcctccagccactgcaatcaaactccatatatGCGTGCCCCCATAtgcccatgtgcaaccttgagcactttttatcaccttatgcatctggcttacatgggacctggagagttaaacatgagtccttaggctttgcaggccagtaccttaactgctaagccatatctccagtactaaaaacttctctctttttttttttttcccaggtagggtctcattctaattcaggctgacctggaattcactatgtagtctcagggtggccttgaactcactgcaattctagtacctctgcctccctagtgctgggattaaaggcctatgccaccatgcctggctctaaaaacttcttttaaaaagaattatagggctggggaaatggcaataaaggcatttgcctgcaaagcctaagtattctggttcaatcccccaggatccatgtaagccagatgcacaaaggcacatgcatctggagtttgttttcggtggctagaggccgtagcatgcccattctctctttctctctatctgcctctctttctctctctctctcataaataagtaaaatattttttaaaaaagaatcatgatGGGAGGtatattttcattagaaaattcATGAGTTAGCAACAAGAGCCCCATTTGTTAGCTTTCAGATACAGATGTAGGATTCAGGAATAATTGCAGGGTGTCCATGGTTATGCAGTCTTGTCAACACTCATTGTTCTATTTATACCTTGGGTGACAAGTCACTACATTTCTATAAATAGAATGGAAATTTAATCATTTCCACCTTAATCTTGTAAATCTCCAATCTTCTCAGTAATCAAGAAACTAGCTATAAAGTGGAATGGGAATATGTGAGGTGATGGGTGTAATGAGCCTGTGAGGAAGAGTCATCACAGCTAAAAagtaagtttataaggaggaaaTGGGGCTCCCTAAAATCTGCAGCAGGTGATTGCTTGGGAAGAGTGGCCCTGAAAAGATGAACCACTTTGAACTACTTGCATTTCTTCCTGAACACCCATTCAattgtatgtatttaaaaaaaggcaaattgGAAGATTTTGGAATAAATATAGCAAAAACATATAAAGCCCGTAAgttcaaaaaatgaaatatagctggatgtggtggcgcacaccttaaatcccagcactcaggaggcataggtaggaggatcactgtgagttcaaggccaccctgagactacatagtgaattccaggtcagcctgagccagagtgagaacctaactcgaaaaagcaaaataagtttttttttttaaaaaaagaaatataaaactgtGATTGATGGCACAGGCATTCAATCCCTGCAACTAggaacaataagacaggagaatgttaagttcaaggccagcctgggtaacttagtaagaacttgtctcaaaataaaccaaaaaccaaagtaaaaacaaaaaaaggaacgaGTTAGTAGATGACAGCCAATGAAATGTGACCATAAAATGTTGATAGCTAGAAAGCGGTTTAGTTGAAGGGGAGTGACTCAGCATAAAGAtaaaacttaagaattcagggttATCCACTCCCATCTCCATGCCTTCCCtcccatgatggactataacttggaactgtaagctaaaataaactcttcttccttaaaaaataaaattgtggggctgaagagagggcttagtggttaagcgcttgcctgtgaagcctaagtaccctggatcaaggctccattccccaagacccacattaaccagatgcacaagggggcgcacgcatacgcatctggaattcgtctgtagtggctggaagccctggcgcacccattttctctctctctctcttcctctttctctgtctgtcgctctcaaataaataaatataaataaaccaaaaatttttttaaaaaaataaataaataaaattgtgggctggagagatggcttagtggttaaacgcttgcctgtgaagcctaaggaccccagttcgaggctcaattccctaggacccacattagccagatgcacaaaggggtgcatgcatctggagttcgtttgcaatggctggaagccctggcacgtccattctctctttctctctgcctgtttctctctctgtctgtcgctctcaaataaataagaataaacaaaaaataaaataaagtcgtggaagaggtggcggagagaatgtaagagccaaaggaaaggtatgactccttacaatgcaactgtccagacagaaatcgACCTCAgtgtccatgacctcgcagtgcctagcaataccttcaaaagaccctcataataggagaaaaagatgatgacatcaaattaaaagagaaactaatggagagagggaggggatatgatggagagggcaGTTgcgaagaggaaagtgggagaggggagggaattatcatggtttattgtctgtaagtatagaagttgtcaataaaaattatacattgaaaattaaataaataaaagcaaaagaattcAGGGTTGAGTAACGGAGACAAGAAAAAGTCAGTTCAGGATGCATACTCCATGGGATGCTTATGGAATCAAAGGTAGCAAGTACACATGAAGGGTGAGGAGCAGAAGACCAAGACAAAACCACGGCTGAGAGCAAGCACACTAtaatagagagagaagaattaagTCAGCATTCCATTTCCCAAATTttatctttccaggcccttcccCCTCTTGGCTGCGAGAACACCAGCAGCCACTCCTTTACTTTCAGGATAAGAAAATGATGCTAAAGATAGATGTTGGGAGCAAGGTAGCCTTCTTTTGTAAGTGGCTAGTTAGGGACAGGGATCCAAAGGAATACAAACGTCAACCCACCCTCAACTTGACTCATCAAGGTGGTGATCAGAGACAGTCCTGCTGTTCGCTTTATttcctggttcttcctccttCTAAGAACTTTTGGCCAGCCTCTTTCCCACCAGTGGACCATTTTGAGTCTGTGCTCTTATCTCTGACTCACCAACCAATCAAGCCATTTAAACTTTTCTAATAAAGGCCATCCAAGTCAATGCCTAATTTGCATATAGGTACCGACCAGTAAAAGTGCTTCTTATCATACAAAACCCCACCCCAGAATAGTGGCTGACCACCCATTTTTCCAGCACCTCTCTCCTTCACAGAGAGCTTTGCTGGGCTTGCAATCTTTTCAACTGTCCTTGTCCACCATTTGTTGCAATTGGGAGACAAATAACTCACCCTAAAAACTGGTAATGTTAATATGTGAAGACCCCCAGTGAGACATCGTAGCCGTCCTTAATCAGCTCATAATGAGGTCCTTCCATTGGCAATCCTCACCCATGTGCACATTGATCCCATTAAACCAAGCTTTAATTGAGCCTTTGCTAATAAAATGATTTACTGAGCCCAGGTATATGTCAAGCACATTATATACATTATTATCATTTTGTCTTCCAAATAAAACCAGTTTATCTCTGATCTTAATAAAAGTTGAATAATGTGTGGttctttaaaaaagggggggaggggactgaggaaatagcttagcagttacagcatttgcctgtgaagcctaaggacccgggttcattgccccgggacccacataagccagattcacaaggaggtgcatgtgtctggagttcatatgcagtggctggatgcccttgcatgcccattttatctttctctctatctgtctctttctctcttgtaaataaataaataaaatattaaaatatatacatattttaaaaaagaaaacaacatgctgtggagatagctcagttaatGCATGAGGCTGGGGATTGAATCCCCATTGCCTTATAAAATCAtgtgtagggctgaagagatggcttagcggttaagcgcttgcctgtgaagcctaaggaccccggttcgaggctcggtttcccaggtcccatgttagccagatgcacaagggggtgtctggagttcgtttgcagtgtctggaagccctggcacgcccattctctctctctccctctacctgtctttctctctgtgtctgtcgctctcaaataaataaataaataatggacaaaaaatattttaaaatcatgtgtagtggggcaggggagattgctcagtagttaaagcacttgcggCACAAGCTGaccaccagagttcagatccccacaacCTACATAAACCTGGAGGCGGCAGTatgcacatctgcaatcccaagGCACCTACAGTAGTAATGGGAGGCGGGTCAAGAGAATTCTAAGCTCAcaagccagctagtctggcctttccAGCAACAAACAATAAGACtgtgcctcaaataaggtggaagaagagGACCAACCTCCCAAAGTTGTCACTGATCCTCACATGTATACcatggcatgcatgcatacacacacacacacacacacacacacaattaggcatgatggcacacacgaATCAGTTGAATTGGGAGAAAATAGAAGATTTCGAACACGATGTTGGTGCTGCTACTTTCTCTATTAATTAGCTGGCAGTACACATGCCTACTACATCCCTCCAGTGACGGTCATGCTCCTATTGATCCTAAAAGCTATAGTAACACTTCAACAAATCTATTCCCAAGTACTGCATTCTCCTTTTCAGTTTTCTTACACTCTCCTCACACCCGTGAAAACAgtcattttgtttaaaaacattcATCAATTTATCTAATTGAAACATGCTATATGCTTCCTTCCAGGGCTTTAGTTACATctttttttgaaaaggggatgCCAGGGTCCCTTGCTGCTTCAAACTAATGcccacccagctttacatgggtatctagggagttgaacctgggctagcagatTTTGCaaactccccagccccttaagATTCATCTGAATCTTGATGGACTAGAAGGTAGAATTTAATAATACTAAGCTCATCATTCAACATTGCTGTGTCAAAATGCTTGAGAAAACAATTAAcctgataaaaataatttattgaaagAAGGATTTCTTTTGGCCCCCAGTTCTAGAGCCTTTGGTCCATGGTTTGCTATAGGCCTTCTAGTGTGGCACAGCATCCTGACAGAGAGGGTTTGGTAGAAGGTAGAGTGAAGCATAGCTATTCAGTTCATGGCAGCCagtaaggagagagacagagggaaagagagagaagcaaaggaaGAGGTGAGGGACAAGGTCAACCCTTTAAAATCATGCCTCCAGTGACCTCCTTCGTCCAAGCAACCCCATCTCCTAATGGTACATCTGGCTATTAATTCATCAAAGGATTAATCCTCCAGTAAGCTACTTTCACCAACTAGACCCCATATTCTAATAATCCATTCATCTAGAATCAATCAAAGGATCAATCCATTGATGAAGTTATATTCCTCGTAATCCAGTTACCTCTCAATTAGCACCACCAGCTGAATACTAAGTTTGGAACACGTGCGCCCCTGCAGACATGGCGGCTCCCCTGGGCGGCATGTTCACcgggcaaccccccccccacccacccacccccccccccccccccggtcccccgccgccgccgccgccaggcCTCCCGGGCCAGGCCTCGCTCCTGCAAGCGGCGCCTGGAGCTTCCAGATCATCGAATAGTACGTTGGTGGACGAGCTGGAGTCGTCCTTCGAGGCTTGCTTCGCTTCTCTTGTGAGTCAGGATTATGTGAACGGCACTGATCAGGAAGAAATTCGAACTGGTGTTGATCAATGTATCCAGAAGTTTCTGGATGTTGCAAGACAGACAGAGTGCTTTTTTCTACAAAAAAGATTGCAGTTGTCTGTTCAGAAACCAGAGCAGGTTATCAAAGAGGATGTATCAGAACTAAGGAATGAATTGCAACGGAAAGACGCTCTGGTCCAGAAGCACTTGACAAAGCTGAGGCACTGGCAGCAGGTGCTGGAGGACATCAATGCACAGCACAAAAAGCCAGCCGAAGTCCCTCAAGGCTCCTTGGCCTACCTCGAGCGGGCATCTGCCAACATTCCTGCACCTATGAAGCAGACCTGAGTGCCCTGGCCAGCGCGGATTCCTGTCCAGACAGCTGATCACGCTTCCTTCCGTATGGCATTTTGGAAGAACTCTGTTGAAGAAtgataggctgggtgtggtggcacatgcctttaatctcagcacctaggagatagaggtaggaggatttctgtgagttcgaagcctccctgagactacatagtgaattccacgtcagcctgagctagggtgagatcctacttcagttaaaaaaaaaaagaataatttaatgCTAATTTTATGTTCCCACTGTTATTAAGTTTGGAACACGTAAGTCTTTTTGGAGGACAGTTCATGTCCAAATATCTTCTTCACTAACAATACATATGCATGTCCATTCAGTATTAACCTCTGGAATCCTATTGTTTTGAGGGTATTTTCCCCTACATATATAATCATTATAGAATGATCCTATAACCCTAAGTCAATTTATATTGATATTGTGGTGTGAAAATCTGTAGCAGAGTAAGAATTTGGCACTCTTACAGATATGCCTTAGACGAGGCTCATTATATAGAGTAAGGCAAGATAGTATATGGGAATGGCAAAGCATATGGATCCTTGGAAGATCTAGCCTCATTTAACACTCCCCAGAATGCAACCCTACCATTCAAATCCCACACTTCACTCAACGATAAATTCACAATTTCCATCCCCAAGCAATTATGCAAAATATTCCTTCCAATTGCACATAGTACTGTGAGTGAAAGAAATGCTGTAAATAGAGCTTTCTTCATCTTGGCAGCACTTCCAATGATATTTCAGTGCTCCAACAATCACTCCACTTCTAAACCATCGGTACACTGGGCTAATGTATCCACAGCCTTTTCTCAAAACTAAGCATGGTGCCAAGAGATCACTTCATCATTGTAGCAGTTGTAAAGTCGAGCAAAATCATGAAGTGTAAGTTTCCAACTGTCCTAGTAAAGTGTCAGCTGGTCTTTTTCACAGTCGCCTCCACCAAAGTTTCTTTGAAGTGTTCACAGTCATT is part of the Jaculus jaculus isolate mJacJac1 chromosome X, mJacJac1.mat.Y.cur, whole genome shotgun sequence genome and encodes:
- the LOC123456715 gene encoding mediator of RNA polymerase II transcription subunit 28-like translates to MAAPLGGMFTGQPPPHPPTPPPPPGPPPPPPPGLPGQASLLQAAPGASRSSNSTLVDELESSFEACFASLVSQDYVNGTDQEEIRTGVDQCIQKFLDVARQTECFFLQKRLQLSVQKPEQVIKEDVSELRNELQRKDALVQKHLTKLRHWQQVLEDINAQHKKPAEVPQGSLAYLERASANIPAPMKQT